The Plasmodium falciparum 3D7 genome assembly, chromosome: 5 DNA window attattattattgttcatgttacatacattattattattattattattattcatttctcTATTAATTGAAACATTGCAACATGGgcttttgttatttatttcattcttATAATGGCTACATATAGATTTATTATCTCCCCATTGatcatttgatatattattagattgatcatttgatatattattagattgatcatttgatatattattagattgatcatttgatatattattagattgatcatttgatatattattagaattatcatttgatatattattagattgatcatttgatatattattagaattatcatttgatatattattagattgatcatttgatatattattagaattATCATTTGATATATTGTTCAATTCatcatttgatatattatttgtttggctaattgataaattatttacttGACAATTGGTATGGCATGTAGCTAAAAAGTTCACCTGACAATTTGTATGAATACTTGTATGAACATTTGTATGAACATTTGTATGAACATTTGTATGAACATTCGTATGTATATTGGTATGACAATTAGAATAACAACGTGTAGGACTGTTCATTTGATTTTCCACTTGATCATTTATATGTCTTATAGtatttctatttatatcattattattttctcttGTTGCATGCAAAATATCATTTGGTGATTCATTATTGTTCATatgcataatattattagaattTGGATaatctattttattaatttgtgCTAGATTATTTagatcatttttatttgataacATATATTCTGATAATTGATTAAAATCTtttgttttaaaattattaattttttttaaggcTTCATTATAAtgtcttttttgtttttcattaCTGTCAATAAGTgtagaattatttttattactattctttttattattttttttattttcccaaTAATACATATCTTTCTTTTCATCATTCTCAAATAATGTAATGTAATATTCTTTTGGAAATATTGTACTACAgaaatttatatcattactAGTATATTCAATACACTctggatttttttttaattttttatataaattatatgccTTTCTACATTCTATAGCCATTTTTTTTGCTTCTAGATATCCATATTGTTTCACTGGATAATATTTTGCACATCTTCTACCATGCGAAGTATACCAAGTTGCCTTCCATCTAAATTGTTTTCTATCATAATGAACACCTACTATTCTTGAGTTTATATCATCACTACtatcttctttattatcCTTATCTACAACCATTTTGTTTATACTTTCTGGATTATAGGTGCTATTCataatattgtatttttGCATATCTAAGGTTTTCTTAGTTGTCTCTTTATTCATACCTGATGATAAACTATTAAAATGATCTAGATTGTTTACTATATTTcgatatttatttatatcttttaggatattatatgcattaatattaatattattcatattattaaatgatgtGTTGTTATCATTAGATGATATATTTTCGATCATATCCTTTCcttccatatttttcatattttgttCTAAATCAGAtttcatatcattattattaccaatcatttttttcttatatatcaTGTTTAATGTTTccatatcattttctttatacatTCCTATTTCTAACAAagcatttattttatccttatccatatttataatatccaATGAtctctttttttgtttttttttgtttataactTTTTCATCTCCATTAAATGAACCAATCAGCATATCATCCCTGCAATCATTTGCTTCttcactttttttattaagagAACCTtcaacattattataataataattatcaccattattattactataattattattattactataattattGGTATTAGTATTAATATTAGTATTAATATTAGTATTAATATTAGTATTAATATTAGTATTAATATTAGTATTAGTATTGTTAGGATGGTTAGGATTATATGGGATACATCCCTTATTATCATACAACATACTATTATTAGATGATAAATTGTCCACATTCTTATAACACGACGAGGTAGACGATATACACGAACCTGCCGATTTTAGAGATAAACAACCTGGAGAACGATTTTCCATCATGTCTGTTTCTCTATTCATTTGATAACTCATTTGATTATTCATTTCAATATCtgtttgattatttttttctttatgattattttttatttttatttttctccttttattattattattattaatattattatcatcatcattttcatcttcatcgtattcatttatatttacctGTTCATTATTATCTACTCTTCTTTTTAGAATATCCAGAATGGTAGCATTGTTCAAGTATTTTCCATACAAATGTACATCATTATACAGGtttgataataatacattattttttatatctatatcaacatatttattatggtCTTCATTAACTTTACTATTctcatctttatttataatattcattttgaCTATATCCTTGCATTTGTTCTGTAGGATATTTAGATAATGTTGCCTCAATTTATGAATATCTAAAGGTAcattcaaattattattattattattattattgttcatattattatcatttaatacATTAGAcaaatcattatttttttcgtcCTTATATATGTTTGCACTCTCGAAAGCGGATTCAcccattttattatcatcgaAATTATTTTCTGCAACATTTTTTCCAACATTTAAGTAGTCCATTTGTTTTATactatttacattttttaaattatctgATGAAATATTCATTTGTTGTTCAAATATGGTTTGTAAATTTTTAAGAGTATTtgttttatcatttatatctaCAAAAGGattttccatattattttttttattaacatcaTAATTGTTACATATGGAATCATAAATAGATGAAggtatatctttatttatttctgtatttattttatccttaatattatattgtacaTCATTATGTAAaacattatcataatttttaggTATGCTAagattattactattattaatatgagtACTACCACTGAAACTATTTGCACTATCAGGATTTATATGAACAGTAGTACTATCAACACTATTACTATAATGAAGGctattactactattaattttattattattattattattattgttattaattttataattcatatGATCAACGGGATCATTTTGTTGTACAACATTATAATGCCCTTGAATTATATTTCCATCTTcatccatatttttatttattgtccttttattaataatacgtATATATTTCTCTATATTGCCAAgtatttcattttcatttatatatccatctttatttatatatccatctttatttatatatccatctttatttatatatccatctttatttatatatccatccttatttatatatccatCTTTATTTACATTTCCCTCTCCATTTATATCTCCCCCACCATTTATATCTCCCCCTCCATTTATATTTCCACTCTTCTTGCCATAATTTTTCTTAGGTCCTTTTTTCAATTTCATAGAGTTACTACtaatactactactactaccaCCCGTTTGTgtgttttcattttttgctttattattttgttgatTAGCTCTATAAGCTTGTTCAAAATTTAAAGCTTCTTCAGGTATTTTCTGATGaattttacaatatatagCCAAACGTCGCGCATAATCAAAACCAAAGAGTTTGATAGGAAAATATTTTGCTACTCTTTTACCGTCTTCAATCCAGTTAACGCTCCATCTTTGTTGGTATCTATCAAAATATACACCTTGAACCATTGGAAATTTCTTTGCTCTTTTTACCATTTGTTCAGTTAACATAGCTTTATGTAATTTATATTGGGACCCTCCTTTTTTACTTGGTAAATGTCTTAAGGTATCtaaatatttaaacattTCCCTTTCATCCATAGAgtcattaaataatataggaatattattttcattatttactaatgaagaattattaccttctttttcttttatgttgtcattatttaataaaggaTTGTTATTTGTAATACTTGattttatatcttcatttaattctaaattatttcttatttcaacttttttaaataatgaatctccttcattgtttttatatatttctgacatttctttattatcacCTTCGCAATAGTTATAGCTCTTGTCATTTGGATggttatatgttttattatttatctcATGCtgttcatcattatcattaccTTCTTTTTTATTGCCTTCTTTTTCATTACCTTCCTTTTCATTACTTCCCTTTTCATTACCTTCTTTTTCATTACCTCCCTTTTCATTACCCTccttttcaattttttccttttcaattcttttcttttcacttctttcttttttttttaaccacCTTTCCTCTTTTTTGGAATCATTAATATTCTTAACTTTATCATAattcaaattatttttctcacttttttttcttaattcttCTGACCACAAGCTGATACATTTTTTGGCTGCTTTTCTTTGAGGTCTTCTAACATAAGTTGCATTACTTTGTATGTCTCCATAAGTATTAGCTTTCTGTTCTTCTGATTCttcttgtttatttttttttttatcatctttattattatcatcatcatcatcattatcgaTAAGTTCATCATCCATTTTATCATCCTCATCATTATTCtgattatcatcattactttgattatcatcattattgttgttattataatttttgttgttattataatttttgttgttattataatttttgttgttattattataatcattgttattattattattattataatcattgttattattattattattataatcattgttattattattattattattattataatcattattattattattattattattattattattataatcattgttgttattattactattctCATTATTGTTTCCATTCCAATCATTCCCTTTTTCTACATCtctttttacatttattatagCTATACTAGAATTTATATTCACGTTTATATCTTCTAGTTCTTCATTTTTCCAATTGACATGATGCATATTTTCATATGGTATATTAttgtgtttatttttataagaacAGTATTCTTCATCCACATTATATTCACTGTTATCATATTCAGTTGGTACATTTACTAGATTATGAAAACTTTGTGTATTaaacttattattatttattttatcctgGTATAACATATTGtcattaatttctttttcattgttattatatacatattccCCTTCATTTgattcatttctttttttaaagctTTTTTCCTTATGATCATTCAAAGGTTCTTTAATTCTTATTATTGGTTTATTAGTAGAATCTTGATCATCACCATCATATATTGAACccccttttttatttattaaagatCTTATCTTTTTTTCTACCATATTGctacatacatatttatcattGTCTTCCTCCATTTTATTGTTACAAAATGAATTTGATCTTTTTGCATcctgaaaatatttattttctacatATTTATCCTTTAAagttatatcatcattatatatattattttgtaataaatcACTTGGGTATCTATCTTCTTCCCTATGCCCACtattactatcattattattattatcatcatcattattattatcattattattatcattatatgtaatctttttatattccttATTTATATGCTTGTCTCCTTTTTCATCATGGGTTAATAAACTTGTTtcctcatcattattttttccaAAATACACAATATGATCATTTACTATGGAGTTATTCATATGATCATAATGATTCATTCGATAATTCTTCCCAAATATATCTTCATCGATATTATGTTgataattatcatataaattcatatcctcatgaaatatatttgtattcaAGTTATGAGAATACTCATCggtttttacattttttagtAAATTCATTCCTTCTTCGTTTTTAACGtcacaataataattattcgtATTATCATAGTAAATAACATTATTATCGTTAGGTAAACATCCTTCTTTCACTTTCCCTGAAATTAAAACACAACTTTTATTACTAATTTTATCAAGCTCGTCATTTATCCTAATAGTGTTTATATGGTTTGTTGGCTCACTACagttattatcatcattaaaattttgaacattttccattttattaACTAAATAAATATCATTCTTTAAATCACCTTTTAAATCACCTTTTAAATCATCTTTTAAATCACCTTTTAAATAATCTTTTAAATCacttttatcattatatatattattttcatgtaGTCCCTTTTGTAATCCTAAGTTACCGAAATATTCATAATCATTGGTCTTGGCATCaataattttcatttcataatatgaagaatcatcataattatttttgtttcttccatcttttttatttaatttatttttagttCGTATTAAaggatttatatttttatctttcaattgactaatatataaatcataatcctttttatttattcctaTTTTAATACCACCACCATTAGAGTTAACCATAGATGA harbors:
- a CDS encoding AP2 domain transcription factor AP2-O2, putative is translated as MELENSNYFISIENLSADKNTGEEDIDILNNMSNLNLINENSSMVNSNGGGIKIGINKKDYDLYISQLKDKNINPLIRTKNKLNKKDGRNKNNYDDSSYYEMKIIDAKTNDYEYFGNLGLQKGLHENNIYNDKSDLKDYLKGDLKDDLKGDLKGDLKNDIYLVNKMENVQNFNDDNNCSEPTNHINTIRINDELDKISNKSCVLISGKVKEGCLPNDNNVIYYDNTNNYYCDVKNEEGMNLLKNVKTDEYSHNLNTNIFHEDMNLYDNYQHNIDEDIFGKNYRMNHYDHMNNSIVNDHIVYFGKNNDEETSLLTHDEKGDKHINKEYKKITYNDNNNDNNNDDDNNNNDSNSGHREEDRYPSDLLQNNIYNDDITLKDKYVENKYFQDAKRSNSFCNNKMEEDNDKYVCSNMVEKKIRSLINKKGGSIYDGDDQDSTNKPIIRIKEPLNDHKEKSFKKRNESNEGEYVYNNNEKEINDNMLYQDKINNNKFNTQSFHNLVNVPTEYDNSEYNVDEEYCSYKNKHNNIPYENMHHVNWKNEELEDINVNINSSIAIINVKRDVEKGNDWNGNNNENSNNNNNDYNNNNNNNNNNNDYNNNNNNNNNDYNNNNNNNDYNNNNNNNDYNNNNKNYNNNKNYNNNKNYNNNNNDDNQSNDDNQNNDEDDKMDDELIDNDDDDDNNKDDKKKNKQEESEEQKANTYGDIQSNATYVRRPQRKAAKKCISLWSEELRKKSEKNNLNYDKVKNINDSKKEERWLKKKERSEKKRIEKEKIEKEGNEKGGNEKEGNEKGSNEKEGNEKEGNKKEGNDNDEQHEINNKTYNHPNDKSYNYCEGDNKEMSEIYKNNEGDSLFKKVEIRNNLELNEDIKSSITNNNPLLNNDNIKEKEGNNSSLVNNENNIPILFNDSMDEREMFKYLDTLRHLPSKKGGSQYKLHKAMLTEQMVKRAKKFPMVQGVYFDRYQQRWSVNWIEDGKRVAKYFPIKLFGFDYARRLAIYCKIHQKIPEEALNFEQAYRANQQNNKAKNENTQTGGSSSSISSNSMKLKKGPKKNYGKKSGNINGGGDINGGGDINGEGNVNKDGYINKDGYINKDGYINKDGYINKDGYINKDGYINENEILGNIEKYIRIINKRTINKNMDEDGNIIQGHYNVVQQNDPVDHMNYKINNNNNNNNNKINSSNSLHYSNSVDSTTVHINPDSANSFSGSTHINNSNNLSIPKNYDNVLHNDVQYNIKDKINTEINKDIPSSIYDSICNNYDVNKKNNMENPFVDINDKTNTLKNLQTIFEQQMNISSDNLKNVNSIKQMDYLNVGKNVAENNFDDNKMGESAFESANIYKDEKNNDLSNVLNDNNMNNNNNNNNNLNVPLDIHKLRQHYLNILQNKCKDIVKMNIINKDENSKVNEDHNKYVDIDIKNNVLLSNLYNDVHLYGKYLNNATILDILKRRVDNNEQVNINEYDEDENDDDNNINNNNNKRRKIKIKNNHKEKNNQTDIEMNNQMSYQMNRETDMMENRSPGCLSLKSAGSCISSTSSCYKNVDNLSSNNSMLYDNKGCIPYNPNHPNNTNTNINTNINTNINTNINTNINTNTNNYSNNNNYSNNNGDNYYYNNVEGSLNKKSEEANDCRDDMLIGSFNGDEKVINKKKQKKRSLDIINMDKDKINALLEIGMYKENDMETLNMIYKKKMIGNNNDMKSDLEQNMKNMEGKDMIENISSNDNNTSFNNMNNININAYNILKDINKYRNIVNNLDHFNSLSSGMNKETTKKTLDMQKYNIMNSTYNPESINKMVVDKDNKEDSSDDINSRIVGVHYDRKQFRWKATWYTSHGRRCAKYYPVKQYGYLEAKKMAIECRKAYNLYKKLKKNPECIEYTSNDINFCSTIFPKEYYITLFENDEKKDMYYWENKKNNKKNSNKNNSTLIDSNEKQKRHYNEALKKINNFKTKDFNQLSEYMLSNKNDLNNLAQINKIDYPNSNNIMHMNNNESPNDILHATRENNNDINRNTIRHINDQVENQMNSPTRCYSNCHTNIHTNVHTNVHTNVHTNVHTSIHTNCQVNFLATCHTNCQVNNLSISQTNNISNDELNNISNDNSNNISNDQSNNISNDNSNNISNDQSNNISNDNSNNISNDQSNNISNDQSNNISNDQSNNISNDQSNNISNDQWGDNKSICSHYKNEINNKSPCCNVSINREMNNNNNNNNVCNMNNNNNNVCNMNNNNNNVCNMNNNNNNICDMNINHNCCQKNSSLCTSPASLLSLYYLSEHILQFQKGTIKYILQDLRDNCLSNLAYELKNITFQEYYMAIHNLNRYIDESKCYDDIFFLLKILAKHLEIKKIPSAYNEEEQKEFLNSLTIISKQIKYKCPHPISSNNMNNQSVGDE